TCAGCAGGTTCacacctctttctctctcttctcactCCCACCCCTCGTGTTGGTCCTACTGCATGCATTTTCATGCCTGCATTTCTGTTAACCCCAATTGTTTTTCTTATTGATTTATTGTCTGAACAGCtaatttatgaaaaactaccCAACGACATTTCAGAGAGGCATGTATTACTGTTGGATCCTATCCTAGGCACAGgttcgttttcttttttttatgatAATATATAGTTATTGTTTGGACTTGCCGATTCTTCAGAATCAAGTACactaacaaagaaaagaaatgactGTCAAAAGTGGTTCTTTTTAAAATCGTATTGAATTATTGGCTATTATAAAACTACATACCATTGTCTTCAGGGAACTCGGCTGCTCAAGCTATTTCTCTAATTTTAGAGAAGGGCGTGCCAGAGTCCAACATTATATTTCTCAATCTCATATCTGTAAGTTAACGTCTCTCTCACGTGCTTCAGGTTCCTCTGACTATTAGTTTGATTTTGGACTACCCTCTGACGGTTACTTGTAAATTTGTAATGATGTTGCACATCAATTGGTCAGGCACCTCAAGGTGTGCACATGGTCTGCAAACGCTTCCCCAGAATAAAGATTGTGACCTCTGAGATTGAAAGTGGTCTGAACGAAGATTTTCGTGTTGTACCTGGCATGGGTGAGTTTGGGGACCGATATTTTGGAactgatgatgatgatcaaGTGGTAGGTCCTTCATCAGTGTAGTTCCAATAAAAACTGCTAGTTGGTCCAACCCCTTTGATCAACTCGAGTTATTTCGGCAACGATGGAAATCAGTTCAACTTGGCTTGCCCAGTACTGTGCTGGGTTCTACATTCCAGAGTTGAAAAAGTTTTGACTTCATGAAACCGAATTATCATCCTTCGAATCTTTGATAATTTTATTTTCGAACTATTTGGCATATAGTGTTTTTCTTTCTCAGATGATGCTCTTCTATAAAGTGACGATACTGTTGAAGGGGTTGGACCGCTAGTTGTCGTAGCAGTCAGTGAATGTGTGCCTAGATATTCAAGTTCCCTTTTGAAGTTTACTTTGCATTTGTATGGCTTAAAGGGGAAGCGATTTAAGGGCAAATGAATGGCCCTCCCCATGATATGTATTAGGAACCAGGACATTTACCGACAGTGATAATATATTTTTCGTTGCTTCACAATTTTCTTCTTGTCGTTCCTCATTTTCGTAAGCTCTTGCATACAGTGAGGGTATACCGCGCTCAAAATAACCAGTCACGCGATGAGAATTGTAAGGGTTGGATGTGAGGGAGATGCGGTATACACTCATTTATGTGATTAGTTGTTGGACAAAATTTCATTTCAACTACTGATTTTGAGCGGTTATCAGCTGTTAATGCATGTGAAATCAATCAAGATGCATAGATTACTATTGACAATTGGGTGATTGTCCTTCGCATTCCATCTATTAATAGTGAACTGAAAACAGAAAACCGAAATGGATGAGTCACACATGGTTGGTTAGGAGatccaaaattttcctttggtTTGTGTCTCATCAACTTCTGAGTAATTTGGATGAGGATCGTTAGCCCGTCCACACAAACTTTTGCCTGAGGATTGACTTGCCACTTGGCAAGGAGAGTGATCACTAGTTGCTCTATCCTAGGTTGATAACTTTCCTTAGGCTAACCTTTTGACACGTGTCGGTGAACGCCCTGGTGGATTTCTGATGGCATATTCCGCCGGAGCTTCGTGTACATAGGTTGTTGGGTGTGTAAGTTAGATTTTGCACTTTCGTCCAGTGTTATCTGATACCTATCCTAAATCCTCAACCATGTCAGCCTTTGTTGGCAAGTATGCTGGTACTCCATCTCTctcccctccctctctctctcactaacGAACTTGTTTAGGACGCTTTTTCAAAGCGTCCTAGGTCGTATAAACACTTTATGAATAAACACTTTCTAATGCTTTTTTTCATAAgaactttcatttttttttacgtGCTTATAAGCCTTATTTAGTGAGAaaaaactttgttgttgtttgtttatAATATAAGCACTTTTTAATAAAACGTTTGTAAGCATAAGTAGTTCTTACAAAAGCAGTTTCAAATGAGGGAGTCTAATGGACATGAGTCATGACACTGGTGGAAATCATTTGGGTCTTTGACTTAAGAAAAATAAGCACTTTTCCAATAAAATGCTTGTGAGCACAAGTACTTCTGACGTAACCAGTTTCAAATAAGCAAGTCTTGTGGACGTGAATCCTGATAAGCACTGCGTTGGAAACAATTTTGGTCATTCACCATGAAATTTTCGAAAAACCAAACAATTTCCTTAAGAGAACATGTAAGTATATATATAACTCATTGCAGTCATCCTTTAACCTGTAAAAAGTTCGAATGATAATCAACCCCTCTTGATTTTGTGCAGAGGAGCTTATAAAGAATGCCAAGTACATTGCCACCCCAGGCAAGGGCATATTGGCAGCAGATGAGAGCACAGGCACCATCGGCAAGCGTCTATCCAGCATCAATGTCGAGAACATCGAGTCCAACCGCCAAGCTCTCCGAGAACTTCGTTTCATTTCTCCCAACGCCCTCCCTTACCTTTCAGGTGTCATCCTTTTCGAGGAGACCTTGTACCAGAAGAGCTCTGATGGCAAACCCTTCGTCGAAATCCTCCAGGAAAACAATGTCATTCCAGGCATGGTCTAAAATTTCGATAAATagatacaaatttttttttgacatcTGTTTTTGGACACACCACTTAAGTTTCCATGTTTTGGTATTTTCATTAACATCAACGTTTACCACTTTGATTCAGGGATCAAGGTTGACAAGGGCACCGTTGAGTTAGCTGGAACAAATGGAGAAACAACAACCCAAGGCTTTGACTCTCTGGGAGCCAGGTGCGCACAGTACTACAAGGCAGGCGCGCGCTTTGCCAAGTGGCGTGCCGTGCTCAAGATAGGCCTCACCGAGCCCTCGGAACTGTCCATCCAGCAGAATGCGCAGGGCTTGGCTCGCTATGCGATCATCTGCCAGGAGAACGGACTGGTACCAATCGTTGAGCCTGAAATTTTGACTGATGGAGATCACGACATTAAGAAATGTGCAGCTGCTACTGAAAAGGTTCTTGCAGCAGTTTACAAGGCACTCAACGAGCAACATGTTCTTCTTGAAGGCACACTCCTTAAGCCCAACATGGTTACTCCAGGCTCAGACAGCCCAaaggtaaaaaaagaaaataattgattATTGCCTCTCTTGCGCTCTCTCTCACAAAGAAATTCTTACATACAATCATTGTATATATGTCTCGATTATGTATAATGTCTCTCGCAAAGAACTTCTTCCATATAACCGTTGTATATATAACTGTCCTAAAATTGGTAATATGACTGACATGAAAGATGTGGAATGTAAGAGTTTAATGTTTGTACAGAATCAACCCAAATTACTGTATGTTAGGTTTAGAATTCACCATGGACTGTTATATTGAATATTGTAGGAATCGTGATTTAGATGGTTTTGTAATACTATATATGACAATTGGTGTATCGCATACATGTTATAGTTATTGCTGAAGTAAGATAAAGGTTGTATTTGTAACAAAAAAGTTCATTTCTCATACAGCTAGCGGAGCTCGTGCATGTTGGTCGCACCATATAAAAGTAGTTTCATGTAGACGTATTGAGAGAGGAAGATTATATATGACCGACACATACAACATTGTCAACATAGTTATTCTTCATACTGAAGGGGCTTCAATCTTTGCACAGGTTACGCCAGAGGTGATTGCTGAGTACACAGTGACTGCACTGCGCCGGACAGTCCCAGCAGCTGTGCCTGGGATTGTGTTTCTGTCCGGTGGACAAAGTGAGGAACAGGCAACACTCAACTTGGATGCAATGAACAGGTTGGATGTGTTGAAGCCATGGACTCTTTCATTCTCGTTCGGGCGAGCTTTGCAAGCAAGCACACTCAAGACTTGGGGTGGGAAGAAGGAGAATGCTGCAAAAGCTCAGGAGACGTTCTTGACAAGGTGCAAGGCAAACTCAGATGCCACACTTGGAAAGTACTCTGGAGGAAGTGCTGGTGGATTGGCTTCTGAGAGTTTGTTTGTCAAGGGATACAAGTACTAGGCCTTTAACTGGATGGGGTTTTTGGGGAATATATGGTTATCATATGTATAATTGCATGAAGCAACGTAAACTTGTATTTGATTTTGGTCCATGACTCCTGGTAGTTGGTACATATTCTACACTGTTCATTCCCATTATAAATGTACTTAACTGACCAAATGTATTCTTGCTCACactattataatatttaagcaAATCAAGCGCTCGTTTGAAGTgctttaattttaaaatgattaaaagctCTTTCGGTGATATGAATCTTGGATTCCCAAAGTATATGAAGTGCTCTTTGAAGAAATATCAGATATGTAATTTTTGCAAAAAATACAAGTGTTTTTTCAGGATCCAATTAGATTTCTACTATGaattggttaaaaaaaattatttttgctaaaaactttttcaatcattttaaaagtactttcaaaATACTTTTAATAGAGAGATTATTTACAATCAAACAACATATTTACCTTTAAATTAGTCAATTGAAAATGTCAAAATGTAGTTAGTTTGATGAACGATTTCTTGGTAGCTTAGTATTCGAAAAACAACTTAGCCCGAATCCTAAACCACATTTGTTCATGAATTCAATAGTATCCAAAACAATGTGATGTCAAACTATGAGCAATACAATTGCAATATATTATTGACGACGACGTTTTACATTCTATAACAGCCATCAGTAGCATCCCAACTAAAACACAGAACAATTTTTTACTTGCTCCTCACTTCTTGATTACTTGCTTGCTTATAAACACAAGGCACATCGCCTTATGTTTGTACATGAGCATAGCCGACTTACCAAGTCGGTTGAGTTGGACTCAGATTCATCCTTGACACAAGCTTGTGGTTGTTCTAGATTTTTCTACAAcagacaaaacaattttctaAACCACCTTACCAACCTAGCCTAAGTCGGTGGACTTGGCTTGTACTTTTCCAGCCAGTGTCCTTAAGTTTACTTGCTATATTTTGCTAGAGTTTTCTGGCTGAATCCATGCACCGAATTTGGGTCATTTGGGTTGCACCGAATTTGCGATGAAAACTCTAGCAAAATATAGCCGCAAGCTTGAAGACTGTGGCTGGAAAAGTACAAGCCAAGTGCACCGACTTAGGTTAGGTCGGTAAAGTAGTCTGGAAAATTGTTTTCTGTTTGTCGTAGAAAAATCTAGAATAACCACAAGCTTGTGACTAGGATGAATCTGAGTCCAACTCAACCGACTTGGTAAGTCCGCTATGCTCATGTACAAAACATAAGGTGAAGTGCCTTGTTTTTGTAAGCAAGCAAATAATCAAGAAGTGAAAGCAAGTAGAAGAACAATAAGTGTCCTTAGGGTAACGTTGTGAGTGTTAGCTTCTAAAATTGTGAGTTTTTCTTTTGAGAGTTTGTGTGTTGTATGTTGAATTATACCCAAATGACAAAACAACTTTCGgcaaaataaaatgaacaaAATGAGTTAGACAACATTATTATATTTGTTGAAAAGATAAAAATGGTCATGATGAtatttgtagaaaaaaaaaaggtaaaggcTAGCAAGTAGCCTTattattggttttgtttttggatgctTTCAAAAGGATGAAGCTTAGCATCCGAATgtgaaagagaagaaggagagcaCCATTTGTTTTAGTAGCCTATCTTTGAGAGAGCAAGTGCAGCCACATAGTAGCAGAAAATAGAGAGCATAGATTGGTTTTTTCAGTAGCTCCATtttggagagaagaagaaagtgtgCCCTCTCATTGTTTAGttctcactccatcaaagttttattgttgtaatagttttgagctttgtatagagaagaaattaatcactatatttctttctctatttgtttatttggtgtgtgagagctattggttgtattgagcttttgggttgtgagcttgccaacactttgtaaactcccatttggttgatagtggattattgggtgaactcctactgctccgatGATGTACTCGAGTTaaactgactgttgaggaacctcgttaaaatctcggtgtctttatttcttgtattttattatgTTCAACTATGGTCTGTATCTTGGTGAGGTAATTtgaatctcgtttccgcactaacgaatgggccaaggcacaacaattggtatcagagcatcgtTGGAGGCTTTGGTTCGTTGGAGGTCTAGATTTATTCACCATGGAATTTTCAATTGAGCAGTTTAATGAGAGTGGTTGTTTTACTCTTGGCAGATGAGAGTAATGAAGAGTTTCCAGGTTGCAGacaatgaagaggaggaaaacctGTTGGAGGAGACAAGGGTGTGTCGAGATCCTGTCTGAAGCTAAATGGTGAATTTTAGCTTGCACCAGCTGCACATGCATTGGCAGTGACTGAAACGGAATAGGACCAACGAGGTTGATTCAGGGTGTGCATGCTGGTACGTAAGGGCAATGGACATTGATGATGGGTGCAAGGATTTTTGCACTGTATattcgccaaggtggagatCGTTGTGTTTGGCTTATATAATTATGAGTTGGCAACCATTTCCTGTCAACCATGTGGAGTGCTACAAAGGAAAAGCAAAAGTAGGTTTgcttttggactttggaagcatgttttgTGGATGTTGGGAGCATGATCCGTAACTTTGGTTTGCTTTCATgcaacctttttctttctttacatTAAATTACAAAGAAAGCAAGCACAATTACATGAAAGCAAACCAAAGGTTACTGATCGTGCTCCCAACATCCACAAAACATGCTTCCAAAAGTCCAAAAGCAAACTTACTTTTGCTTTTCCTTTGTAGCACTCCACATGGTTGAGAGGAAATGGTTGCCAACTCATAATtatatgagccaaacacaacatTGTAATATTTGTGgatgtaatacaagtaatttgctTATTTGTtttgtctctccaacacttagagttgtgtactctaattttctcaacaattggtatcagagctaagtTCAACTTTGGTGGAGCTTCCTTGAGTTGTGAGGAGTTCAATACTCTGCAAGTTTGATCTTATTCGGCGTACCGAAATTATGCCAGTGCAATGCGTGATCTTCAAGTAGTTGAAGGATCAAGAGGCccaacaacaaaaattacaacacATAGACAACATGAATGGAGTCTTATTGcaaagacatctcacttacgtgttgtaatttttgtttttgtgcctCTTGATTCCTCCAACTACTTGAAGATCACCCATCATGTTGACAGAATTTTGATCCGCCGAACAAGATCAAACTTGCAAGTAAGACTCTATGCATATCGCCCATGTGTTGTAATTAtgttgttgagcttcttgaTCCTCCAACTACTTGAAGATCACACATCGTGTTGGCAGAATTTATGTTCACTGAATAAGATCAAACTTGCAGAGTACTGAACTCCTCACAACTCATGGAAGCTTCACCAAAGCcgaacttggctctgatacgaATTATTCAGTATTAGAATACAAATTATAATATTTGGATGTTGAAAGACaaaaacaagtaaacaaattacctATATTACACTCACAAAATATTAtaacaaataaacactcaagAAAAAGTGCACAATTTATAACGTAACACTCACTCactttttaaaaacaaaatatatagcACTCATAGTCTGATTTGATTCTGTCTCACTTCTTGGTTATTTGCTTCTCTGCTTGCTTCTTACAACAAGACATATCACATATTTATAGCCAATGTTTGCCGACTTTTCTACTGCTTACCGACTTAGCTTGGCATAATAGCCACACATTTTTGGTAATTTCTAGTCCTTCTAGAAAAGGCTACTATAACTTAGATGTTGCTGGACAAACCGACTGTTGAGCGTGAATACTCGACCTTTTCAGTTTATTCTGGATTTGTGCAGGACTTTTAATGAGCTGGGTTGGTTTATTTGACAGGTGAGTCTACTAAGTGCTTCTGGAACCCCTCGATCCGCAGCAGATTTGGATCGGTCCAGTTTGTGAACAGGGAGGACGCCGAGATAGCAGTCAAGAAACTGAATATCTCCGACTCTCGCAATCACTGCCGTAGGGTTCAATTCGCCGCACACCGTAGGAAAGAGATATATGTACGCCGAGAGTTTGAGTAGAGTAAGTCGTGTGAAGATGTTGTCCTCATGAATGTACATGTTTTTCCAGGATCTTGGTCGTCGTATAATATTAGTTTGTTTAAATATATGATGTGAAGACTTTGTTACTAATTTTGGTTATTCATAGTTGTTCTCCATTTTTCCATCAAACCCTTCAAAATTGTTTTGcttgaatttattttgttttgtttttattgtacTGGAGTGGCTGAGTTCTTCAGTCATTAAAT
This window of the Malus domestica chromosome 03, GDT2T_hap1 genome carries:
- the LOC103416720 gene encoding fructose-bisphosphate aldolase, cytoplasmic isozyme 1, with product MSAFVGKYAEELIKNAKYIATPGKGILAADESTGTIGKRLSSINVENIESNRQALRELRFISPNALPYLSGVILFEETLYQKSSDGKPFVEILQENNVIPGIKVDKGTVELAGTNGETTTQGFDSLGARCAQYYKAGARFAKWRAVLKIGLTEPSELSIQQNAQGLARYAIICQENGLVPIVEPEILTDGDHDIKKCAAATEKVLAAVYKALNEQHVLLEGTLLKPNMVTPGSDSPKVTPEVIAEYTVTALRRTVPAAVPGIVFLSGGQSEEQATLNLDAMNRLDVLKPWTLSFSFGRALQASTLKTWGGKKENAAKAQETFLTRCKANSDATLGKYSGGSAGGLASESLFVKGYKY